One window of Helicobacter winghamensis ATCC BAA-430 genomic DNA carries:
- the rpmE gene encoding 50S ribosomal protein L31, with the protein MRKGIHPEYVLCKVTCVTSGKEIEVMSVKPELRIDISSFCHPFYTGSDKVVDTAGRVEKFKQRYNLK; encoded by the coding sequence ATGAGAAAAGGAATCCATCCAGAGTATGTTCTCTGCAAAGTAACTTGCGTTACAAGTGGAAAAGAGATTGAAGTAATGAGTGTAAAACCAGAGCTTAGAATTGATATTTCATCATTCTGTCATCCATTTTACACAGGTTCAGACAAGGTTGTTGATACAGCAGGTAGGGTTGAGAAGTTTAAGCAAAGATATAATCTAAAATAA
- the rsmI gene encoding 16S rRNA (cytidine(1402)-2'-O)-methyltransferase: MVTFLPTPIGNLQDITLHTLEVLKLCDVLLCEDTRVSKKLITLLVERELLPYKDYVYYPFHTHNQNAFLEQNSLEFFNQNIGFLSDAGMPCISDPGVELVRFLQTNHIPFEVLGGISAVTLMAAFSGIVEKEFSFLGFPPHKIKEKLEFFYSVFKSPYPIILYESPHRLLESLELMVQVDKNRQVFLAKELTKKHQNTFKGSLESVLNALKDSKNEALLKGEWAMVVDKAEKVENCSLSEEALLSLEIPPKIKAKILAKIKGGSASDYYQSLVK; this comes from the coding sequence ATGGTTACTTTTTTGCCCACTCCAATTGGTAACCTACAAGATATTACTCTTCATACTTTAGAGGTCTTAAAGCTTTGCGATGTGTTGCTCTGTGAAGACACAAGAGTGAGTAAAAAACTCATTACATTGCTAGTAGAGCGAGAGTTATTACCCTATAAAGACTATGTTTATTATCCCTTTCACACGCATAATCAAAATGCGTTTTTAGAGCAAAATTCACTAGAATTTTTTAACCAAAATATCGGATTTTTAAGCGATGCTGGAATGCCTTGTATTAGCGATCCGGGCGTGGAACTTGTGCGATTTTTACAAACAAATCATATCCCTTTTGAAGTTTTAGGCGGGATTAGTGCGGTTACACTTATGGCTGCATTTAGCGGAATTGTGGAGAAAGAATTTAGTTTTTTAGGCTTTCCACCGCATAAAATAAAAGAAAAGTTAGAGTTTTTTTATTCAGTTTTTAAAAGCCCCTATCCAATAATTTTATATGAGTCGCCCCATCGCTTGCTTGAAAGTTTAGAATTAATGGTGCAAGTGGATAAAAATCGGCAAGTGTTTTTAGCAAAAGAGCTAACAAAAAAACACCAAAATACATTTAAAGGGAGTTTAGAATCTGTTTTAAATGCACTAAAAGATTCTAAGAATGAAGCTTTATTAAAGGGGGAATGGGCTATGGTTGTAGATAAAGCAGAAAAGGTAGAGAATTGCTCCCTTAGTGAAGAAGCACTTTTAAGTTTGGAGATTCCTCCTAAAATTAAGGCGAAGATTTTAGCTAAAATAAAAGGCGGAAGTGCAAGTGATTATTATCAAAGCCTAGTAAAATAG
- a CDS encoding thiamine pyrophosphate-dependent enzyme, with amino-acid sequence MSEIKNLKQYSRASERFEGAHLLCPGCAHGMIVREVLNATDYPLLVATSTGCLEVSTAVYPYTSWDVPWIHIGFENSSTAIAGAEAMYKALKRKNKLYSDKEPKFVAFGGDGSTYDIGFQFISGCFERGHDFTYVCLDNEVYANTGGQRSGSTPLGASTTTTPAGRVSYGKKDKKKDLLFIMAAHGAPYVAQVAPNKWKDMSKKIKTAIETEGPTFINALSACTTEWRFPANETVEMSDLAVDSLVFPLFEIINGTELRITYRPKNVVPVRDYLGAQARFKHLFKPENEYLIVEWQKRVDAYWEYLQRREEAKV; translated from the coding sequence ATGAGTGAAATTAAAAATTTAAAACAATATTCAAGAGCTAGCGAGCGTTTTGAAGGAGCGCATCTTTTATGCCCAGGTTGTGCGCATGGAATGATTGTGCGTGAAGTATTAAATGCCACAGATTATCCTTTATTGGTAGCAACTTCTACAGGTTGTTTGGAAGTAAGCACGGCTGTGTATCCTTATACTTCTTGGGATGTGCCTTGGATTCATATTGGTTTTGAAAATAGCTCTACAGCAATTGCTGGAGCTGAGGCAATGTATAAGGCGTTAAAGCGTAAAAATAAGCTTTATAGTGATAAAGAGCCGAAGTTTGTAGCATTTGGTGGTGATGGTTCAACTTATGATATTGGATTCCAGTTTATTAGCGGTTGTTTTGAGAGAGGACACGATTTTACTTATGTGTGTTTGGACAATGAAGTGTATGCAAACACAGGTGGGCAAAGAAGTGGTTCAACTCCGCTTGGTGCTTCCACAACAACAACACCTGCAGGACGCGTAAGCTATGGAAAAAAAGATAAAAAGAAGGATCTATTATTTATTATGGCAGCTCATGGTGCACCTTATGTGGCACAAGTTGCTCCTAATAAATGGAAGGATATGAGCAAGAAAATTAAAACCGCTATTGAAACAGAAGGACCGACTTTTATTAATGCTTTGAGTGCTTGTACAACGGAGTGGAGATTTCCCGCTAATGAAACTGTTGAAATGAGTGATTTGGCAGTAGATTCTTTAGTGTTTCCGCTATTTGAAATTATTAATGGAACAGAGTTAAGGATTACTTATCGCCCCAAAAATGTTGTGCCTGTAAGGGATTATTTGGGAGCACAAGCAAGATTTAAGCATTTATTTAAACCGGAGAATGAATATTTAATCGTTGAGTGGCAAAAGCGTGTAGATGCATATTGGGAGTATCTACAAAGGCGTGAAGAGGCAAAGGTTTAA
- a CDS encoding LL-diaminopimelate aminotransferase, whose protein sequence is MFEEIEFERIKRLPKYVFAAINEIKLKMRQDGEDVIDFSMGNPDGPTPSHIIDKLCEAAQKPKNHGYSASKGIYKLRLAIADTYARKYGVKLDPDSQVCIAMGSKEGYVHLIQAITNPGDTAIVAEPAYPIHYYAFILSGANVATFGLQWNDKYELDEDAYFAELEKTLCNTMPKPKFVVTNFPHNPTTVVVYKSFYERLVALAKKERFYIINDIAYADLSFDGYVAPSIFEVEGAIDVAVESYTLSKSYNMAGWRVGCIVGNTRLVGALQKIKSWLDYGIYTPIQIASTIALSGEQECVQEIAKKYEKRMEVLIESFGTAGWEMQKPKASMFIWAKIPKCALHLGSMEFSKRLLQEAKIAVSPGIGFGNHGDSYVRIALIENENRIRQAARNLKKFLKQFEA, encoded by the coding sequence GTGTTTGAAGAAATAGAGTTTGAGCGTATAAAGAGATTACCAAAATATGTGTTTGCAGCAATTAATGAAATTAAGTTAAAAATGCGCCAAGATGGTGAAGATGTGATTGATTTTAGTATGGGAAATCCTGATGGCCCAACGCCTAGCCATATTATAGATAAACTTTGCGAAGCTGCACAAAAACCAAAAAATCACGGCTATTCTGCAAGTAAAGGAATCTATAAATTGCGTCTTGCCATTGCAGATACTTATGCTAGAAAATATGGCGTTAAGCTTGATCCAGATTCTCAAGTGTGTATTGCAATGGGTTCAAAAGAAGGCTATGTGCATTTGATTCAAGCAATAACAAATCCAGGAGATACCGCTATTGTTGCAGAGCCAGCTTATCCTATTCATTATTATGCATTTATTTTATCAGGGGCAAATGTTGCGACCTTTGGTTTGCAATGGAATGATAAATATGAGCTTGATGAAGATGCTTATTTTGCGGAGCTTGAAAAAACATTATGTAATACAATGCCAAAGCCAAAATTTGTTGTGACAAATTTTCCACATAATCCAACAACTGTTGTGGTGTATAAAAGCTTCTATGAACGCTTAGTAGCACTTGCTAAAAAAGAGAGATTTTATATTATTAATGATATTGCTTATGCGGATTTGAGTTTTGATGGCTATGTTGCCCCATCAATTTTTGAAGTAGAAGGAGCAATAGATGTTGCTGTAGAGTCTTACACGCTTTCAAAGAGCTATAATATGGCGGGTTGGCGTGTGGGTTGTATTGTGGGGAATACACGCTTAGTTGGTGCATTACAAAAGATTAAATCGTGGCTAGATTATGGAATCTACACACCTATACAAATTGCATCTACAATCGCCCTAAGTGGTGAACAAGAATGTGTCCAAGAGATTGCTAAAAAGTATGAAAAAAGAATGGAAGTTCTAATTGAGAGTTTTGGCACGGCTGGTTGGGAAATGCAAAAACCAAAGGCTAGTATGTTTATTTGGGCTAAGATTCCAAAATGTGCCTTGCATTTAGGGAGTATGGAATTTTCTAAACGCTTATTGCAAGAAGCTAAAATTGCGGTAAGTCCGGGTATTGGCTTTGGGAATCACGGAGATTCTTATGTGCGTATTGCTTTAATTGAAAATGAAAACAGAATCCGCCAAGCCGCTAGAAATCTTAAGAAGTTTTTAAAACAATTTGAAGCCTAA
- the rlmB gene encoding 23S rRNA (guanosine(2251)-2'-O)-methyltransferase RlmB, with product MVVYGKRVVEYILTKHSDKIQQVLLAKEIDKKQFRAFARLNVPLVRVDSKKAQSLARGGNHQGYLLEIAPLVPLEFSTLKAMNFVLVLCGISDVGNIGALFRTAFVLGVDGIVICGLKDFKQEGVLRASSGAMLDMPFCLVYNALDVANELKFAGFRLYGASLKGVESNGVTQGKKALFLGAEGNGLSAKILKKMDINLTIAQKREFDSLNVSTAGAILIDRIVNGRF from the coding sequence GTGGTCGTTTATGGTAAGCGTGTTGTGGAGTATATCCTTACAAAACATAGTGATAAAATTCAGCAAGTGCTTTTAGCAAAAGAAATTGACAAGAAGCAATTTAGAGCGTTTGCGCGACTTAATGTGCCTTTGGTGCGTGTGGATTCCAAAAAAGCACAAAGTTTAGCAAGAGGTGGTAATCATCAAGGATATTTGCTAGAAATCGCGCCTTTAGTGCCATTAGAATTTAGCACATTGAAGGCTATGAATTTTGTGCTAGTGCTTTGTGGGATTAGCGATGTAGGCAATATTGGCGCGCTCTTTCGTACGGCTTTTGTGCTAGGAGTAGATGGAATCGTAATTTGTGGATTAAAAGATTTTAAGCAAGAAGGGGTATTGCGTGCAAGCTCTGGTGCAATGCTAGATATGCCATTTTGCCTTGTGTATAATGCCTTAGATGTAGCAAATGAGTTAAAATTTGCCGGGTTTAGACTCTATGGTGCAAGTTTGAAAGGTGTAGAATCTAATGGTGTCACACAAGGTAAAAAGGCATTATTTTTAGGCGCTGAAGGTAATGGTCTTAGCGCGAAAATTTTGAAAAAAATGGATATAAATTTAACAATTGCTCAAAAAAGAGAGTTTGACTCTCTAAATGTTAGCACAGCTGGTGCAATCTTAATAGATAGGATAGTAAATGGAAGGTTTTGA
- the hisS gene encoding histidine--tRNA ligase, whose amino-acid sequence MVTPRTLSGFKDRLPKEAYAKSKMLQSIVQSFEKFGFAPIETPHLEYAEILKKQGSDEIQKEMYHFLDHGEREVALRFDLTVPLARFIAQYKNEVGIPFKRYCIGNVFRGERAQKGRYREFTQCDFDFIGTDSIGADVEILQVIYQSLFDLGLRDFTIHINNRKIFNGLMESLNASNHTIEVLRIIDKIEKIGKESVKQELQNKTPLNLDSIAMLLDFIAKIQKGSALELLKELEAFRELNHTLKSGIDELSTLCKILDPLIPAKFYKINLSIARGLGYYTGIVYETTLNALPSLGSVCSGGRYDNLTQNFSKDSLSGVGASIGLDRLLSGLEELNLIQSDKNVADTLLIPLHSLEYGYKVAQSLRDKGLKIEVFPEITKPKKSFNYANNKGYKFVVITGEEEEQQNTCTLKNMESGEQFNHLQLEAVINAIKS is encoded by the coding sequence ATGGTAACACCACGCACTTTAAGCGGTTTTAAAGATAGACTTCCCAAGGAAGCCTATGCGAAATCCAAAATGCTACAAAGTATCGTGCAATCCTTTGAAAAATTTGGATTTGCGCCCATTGAAACCCCGCATTTAGAATATGCTGAAATCCTAAAAAAACAAGGAAGTGATGAGATTCAAAAGGAAATGTATCATTTTTTAGACCACGGAGAGAGAGAAGTTGCGTTGCGTTTTGATTTAACTGTCCCTTTAGCGCGTTTTATCGCACAATATAAAAATGAAGTTGGAATCCCTTTTAAGCGTTATTGCATCGGCAATGTTTTTCGCGGAGAACGCGCGCAAAAGGGACGTTATAGGGAATTTACGCAATGTGATTTTGACTTTATTGGTACAGATAGCATAGGTGCAGATGTTGAAATTTTACAAGTGATTTATCAAAGTCTTTTTGATTTGGGATTAAGGGATTTTACAATCCATATCAATAACCGCAAAATTTTTAACGGCTTAATGGAATCGCTAAATGCAAGCAACCACACCATTGAAGTACTAAGAATTATTGATAAGATTGAAAAAATTGGCAAAGAGAGCGTCAAACAAGAGCTTCAAAATAAAACTCCGCTAAATTTAGATTCCATTGCTATGCTTTTAGACTTTATTGCTAAAATACAAAAAGGAAGCGCGTTAGAACTCTTAAAGGAACTAGAAGCCTTTAGGGAGTTAAATCACACACTAAAAAGTGGAATTGATGAGTTAAGCACGCTTTGTAAAATCCTAGACCCACTAATCCCAGCTAAGTTTTATAAAATCAATCTCTCCATTGCACGCGGACTTGGCTATTACACGGGAATTGTTTATGAAACAACGCTTAATGCACTTCCCTCACTTGGTTCTGTTTGTTCAGGAGGGCGTTATGATAACCTTACACAAAACTTCTCTAAAGATTCTTTAAGTGGAGTTGGAGCAAGTATAGGATTAGATAGGCTTTTAAGTGGGCTTGAAGAACTAAATCTAATCCAAAGTGATAAAAATGTAGCAGATACACTTCTAATCCCTCTCCACTCCTTGGAATACGGCTATAAAGTCGCTCAAAGCTTACGCGATAAGGGATTAAAAATTGAAGTTTTTCCCGAGATTACAAAACCTAAAAAATCTTTTAATTATGCAAATAATAAAGGCTATAAATTTGTTGTAATTACAGGTGAAGAAGAAGAGCAGCAAAACACTTGCACACTAAAAAATATGGAAAGTGGAGAGCAATTTAACCACTTGCAGCTTGAAGCAGTGATTAACGCAATTAAATCCTAA